In a genomic window of Desulfobacterales bacterium:
- a CDS encoding cache domain-containing protein, translating into MKNLKSFILLLVSIFFISIQIQAAEEQATKEECVEKCKKAAQLVKEIGQEAALAKIQDKTSEFTWKDSYVYVITLDTGTCIAHPEKPQLVGKVFSGLKDVKGTMFIAQMMNVALEKGEGWVPYMWTKPGEKKLIPKICYIYRVPGENIGMAAGIYEEQ; encoded by the coding sequence ATGAAAAATCTTAAAAGCTTTATATTATTACTGGTAAGTATATTTTTTATCTCTATTCAAATACAGGCAGCAGAAGAACAAGCAACTAAAGAAGAATGTGTTGAAAAATGCAAAAAAGCTGCACAATTAGTCAAAGAAATTGGCCAAGAAGCCGCTCTTGCAAAAATACAAGACAAAACAAGCGAGTTTACTTGGAAAGATTCCTATGTTTATGTCATAACTCTTGATACAGGAACCTGTATAGCTCATCCTGAAAAACCCCAGCTTGTTGGCAAAGTATTTTCAGGTTTAAAAGACGTTAAGGGAACAATGTTTATAGCCCAAATGATGAATGTAGCTTTAGAAAAGGGTGAAGGCTGGGTTCCATATATGTGGACAAAGCCTGGAGAAAAAAAGCTTATCCCCAAAATTTGTTACATTTACAGAGTGCCTGGAGAAAATATTGGAATGGCCGCTGGTATATATGAAGAACAATAA
- a CDS encoding MBL fold metallo-hydrolase, with protein MIIQNPSIISDKIIFLGKPASIVYLVKGHDEYTLIGGGTIDIVFDLEDQLKKFSIEKEKIKRIVILHSHFDHCGIVPYLKKKWPWIKITASERAKQIFKDVSAVAAMKFLNDILLAQYDLTEKAKQIGLEFNEIDVEETVKDKDVINCGGLTLEIIEVPGHSSCSIAAYLKEDKALFASDSGGIPIGNKILTAANSNFDKYQQSLEKLSAYNINYFLPEHSAALTENDATQFIQRSIQSAKETRQILEESLQNTKDIKSTAGQISDKIMEEIFNEGYAHITRDVVYMVVEMMLNNLAKKLRNKVATA; from the coding sequence ATGATTATACAAAATCCATCAATAATCTCTGATAAGATTATTTTTCTTGGTAAGCCGGCTTCGATTGTTTATCTTGTAAAAGGGCATGATGAATATACTTTAATTGGAGGAGGAACTATTGACATCGTCTTTGATTTGGAAGATCAATTAAAAAAATTTTCTATCGAAAAAGAAAAGATTAAACGCATTGTTATACTTCATTCTCATTTTGATCATTGCGGTATAGTTCCTTACTTAAAAAAAAAGTGGCCTTGGATTAAGATCACAGCTTCAGAAAGAGCTAAACAAATATTTAAAGATGTTTCCGCTGTAGCAGCCATGAAATTTTTAAATGATATCTTACTTGCTCAATATGACCTAACTGAAAAAGCAAAGCAAATAGGCCTTGAATTTAATGAAATTGATGTTGAGGAAACAGTTAAAGACAAAGATGTAATAAATTGCGGAGGTTTAACATTAGAAATTATAGAAGTTCCTGGTCATTCATCTTGTTCAATTGCTGCTTATTTAAAAGAGGATAAAGCTTTATTTGCTTCTGATTCAGGAGGTATACCCATAGGAAACAAAATTTTAACAGCTGCTAATTCTAATTTTGATAAATACCAGCAAAGTCTTGAAAAACTATCAGCCTATAATATTAATTATTTTCTTCCGGAACATTCCGCGGCATTGACTGAAAATGATGCAACACAATTTATTCAAAGATCAATTCAGTCTGCAAAAGAAACAAGACAAATTCTTGAAGAATCTCTCCAAAATACAAAAGATATAAAATCGACTGCAGGCCAAATATCGGATAAAATAATGGAAGAAATATTTAATGAAGGTTATGCTCATATTACAAGAGATGTTGTATATATGGTCGTTGAAATGATGCTTAATAATTTGGCAAAAAAATTGAGAAATAAAGTTGCTACCGCTTAA